The genome window GCGCTTCACAGCACAGTCCCCGAGTTCTTGACCAGGCGGCGCGTGAGCAGCAGCACGGCCCAGGTCACCGCGCCGAGCACCACCGACAGTGCGGCCGCCACGGCAAAGTTGGCGTAGTTGGTGAACACGTTGTAGATCGCCACCGGGGTAACGTTCAGCCGCGTGCCCAAGGTAAAGGCGGTGCCGAAGGCGCCCATGGAGGTGGCGAAACAGATCGCCCCGCAGGAGGCCAGCGCCGGCGCCAGGCCTGGCACGATCACATCGCACACCACTCGCCAATGCCCGGCGCCCAGGGAATGGGCGGCCTCTTCCAGGCTGCGATCAAGGCTCTCGCACGCGGCCATCACTGTGAGGATCACCCGCGGGATCGAGAAGTACAGGTAACCCACGAACAGCCCCGCCAGCGAGTAGGC of Pseudomonas azotoformans contains these proteins:
- a CDS encoding ABC transporter permease; translation: MAASARHAAWALAPAFAVLLAFWLLPLAHLMVLGAESRDSNGSGYWQVLSSAQYLGSLGQTLLLAVVVTLVALLIGGISGVFLARQQFFGRSALVALLTFPLAFPGVVVGFLVILLAGRQGLFAALGLQLAGERWIFAYSLAGLFVGYLYFSIPRVILTVMAACESLDRSLEEAAHSLGAGHWRVVCDVIVPGLAPALASCGAICFATSMGAFGTAFTLGTRLNVTPVAIYNVFTNYANFAVAAALSVVLGAVTWAVLLLTRRLVKNSGTVL